In Insulibacter thermoxylanivorax, the following are encoded in one genomic region:
- the prfB gene encoding peptide chain release factor 2 (programmed frameshift) translates to MVLEAELRHSLHDAGVRLQQLRGSLDLDLKREQIADYEVKMSAPDFWDDNERAQKLISEMNAVKSVVTDFDSLTSQYEDLQLLAELIEEENDESMAEELQEGIKQFISKLESFELTLLLSNPYDKYNAILELHPGAGGTESQDWADQLLRMYRRWAEDKGFKVEVLDYHPGDEAGVKSVTLLIKGHNAYGYLKAEKGVHRLVRISPFDASGRRHTSFVSCDVVPEIDDTIEIEIRPEDLRIDTYRSSGAGGQHVNKTDSAVRITHIPTGIVVACQSERSQIQNRERAMNMLRSKLYERKIKEQEAQLAELRGEQTDIAWGNQIRSYVFHPYTMVKDHRTGVETGNIQAVMDGDIDMFIDAYLRGQVAKDAGKPSE, encoded by the exons ATGGTATTGGAAGCAGAATTAAGACACAGCCTGCATGATGCAGGTGTTCGACTACAACAATTAAGGGGGTCTCTT GACTTAGATCTCAAGCGCGAACAGATCGCTGACTATGAGGTCAAGATGTCGGCCCCGGACTTCTGGGATGACAATGAACGCGCCCAGAAGCTGATCAGCGAGATGAATGCCGTCAAGTCTGTAGTGACGGACTTTGATTCGCTGACCAGTCAGTATGAGGATCTGCAGCTGTTGGCGGAACTGATCGAGGAAGAGAACGATGAGAGCATGGCAGAGGAACTGCAGGAAGGCATCAAGCAGTTCATCTCCAAGCTGGAATCCTTCGAGCTGACTCTTCTGCTCAGCAACCCTTATGACAAGTACAACGCCATCCTTGAGCTGCATCCTGGCGCCGGCGGCACAGAGTCCCAGGACTGGGCGGATCAGCTGCTCCGCATGTACAGACGCTGGGCGGAGGACAAGGGCTTCAAGGTCGAAGTGCTCGACTATCATCCGGGGGACGAAGCGGGCGTGAAGAGCGTCACCCTGCTCATCAAGGGGCACAACGCTTACGGCTATCTGAAAGCGGAGAAAGGCGTACACCGCCTCGTGCGGATCTCGCCCTTCGATGCTTCGGGACGCCGCCATACCTCCTTCGTATCCTGCGATGTGGTGCCGGAGATCGATGATACGATCGAGATCGAGATCCGGCCGGAGGATCTGCGGATCGACACGTACCGCTCCAGCGGCGCCGGCGGTCAGCACGTCAACAAGACGGATTCCGCGGTGCGGATCACGCATATCCCGACGGGCATCGTCGTCGCTTGCCAGTCGGAGCGCTCACAGATCCAGAACCGCGAACGGGCGATGAACATGCTTCGCTCGAAGCTGTATGAGCGGAAGATCAAGGAGCAGGAAGCCCAGCTGGCCGAGCTGCGCGGCGAGCAGACGGATATCGCTTGGGGCAACCAGATTCGCTCCTATGTATTCCACCCGTACACCATGGTGAAGGATCACCGCACCGGCGTGGAGACGGGGAATATTCAAGCGGTGATGGACGGCGATATCGACATGTTCATCGATGCTTACCTGCGCGGTCAGGTGGCGAAGGACGCGGGCAAGCCGAGCGAATAA
- the argC gene encoding N-acetyl-gamma-glutamyl-phosphate reductase: MTNHQKLRIGIVGSTGYGGVELVRLLLTHPLVEITSVISSSSAGEPFSDGYPHMTEILSQPLDPVDVELIKSKADLVFTATPAGVSTELAPKLLDAGLKVIDLAGDFRLQSRETYERWYQKKAPEAAYLQKAVYGLSEVYGEEVAGASFISNPGCYPTATLLGLVPAVKAGWIDPDTIVIDAKSGVSGAGRGVSLGVHYSEVNENLKAYKVNKHQHIPEIEQVLSREAGREVVTTFTTHLVPMTRGIMSSMYAEINGTRTEEDFIALYREYYEGRKFVRVRNKGILPATKEVYGSNYCDIGFAVDARTGRVTIISVIDNVVKGAAGQAIQNMNLMMGWDETLGLMHAPIYP, from the coding sequence ATGACGAATCATCAGAAGCTTCGGATCGGAATCGTAGGATCTACTGGCTACGGCGGGGTGGAGCTGGTCCGTTTGCTGCTCACCCATCCTCTGGTTGAGATCACCTCTGTCATCTCCTCATCGAGCGCCGGAGAGCCCTTCTCCGACGGCTATCCGCATATGACGGAGATCCTCTCGCAGCCGCTTGATCCCGTTGATGTAGAGCTGATCAAGAGCAAGGCGGATCTCGTCTTCACGGCGACGCCGGCTGGAGTGAGCACGGAGCTGGCGCCGAAGCTGCTCGATGCGGGGCTGAAGGTGATCGATCTGGCGGGGGATTTCCGCTTGCAATCAAGGGAAACCTACGAGCGCTGGTACCAGAAGAAGGCGCCGGAAGCGGCTTACTTGCAGAAGGCGGTGTACGGCTTGTCCGAAGTATACGGTGAAGAGGTGGCCGGCGCATCCTTCATCTCCAACCCGGGATGCTATCCGACGGCGACGCTGCTCGGTCTGGTGCCGGCGGTGAAGGCCGGCTGGATCGATCCGGATACGATCGTCATCGATGCGAAGTCGGGGGTATCCGGTGCAGGCCGCGGCGTCAGTCTCGGCGTCCATTATTCGGAGGTCAATGAGAATCTCAAGGCTTATAAGGTCAACAAACACCAGCACATCCCGGAGATCGAGCAGGTGCTGAGCCGCGAAGCGGGGCGGGAAGTGGTGACGACATTCACGACGCACCTCGTGCCGATGACGCGCGGCATCATGAGCTCGATGTATGCGGAGATAAACGGGACGCGGACGGAGGAAGATTTTATCGCCTTGTATCGTGAATATTATGAGGGAAGAAAGTTCGTGCGTGTCCGTAACAAGGGGATCCTGCCGGCGACGAAGGAGGTTTACGGTTCGAACTATTGCGATATCGGATTTGCCGTTGATGCGCGGACGGGCCGGGTCACGATCATCTCCGTCATCGACAATGTGGTGAAGGGTGCGGCCGGCCAGGCGATCCAGAACATGAACTTGATGATGGGCTGGGACGAAACCCTTGGTCTGATGCATGCTCCAATCTATCCGTAA